The genomic interval TACATTACGAGTGAGACAAGAGTTTCGCTGAGACACGAAGGACAGACTCGAGGGCAGACACGACACGAGCAAAACACCTCCGCTAAATACTCCGCCCTGAAATCATTGTACATCTGTGGTGCCCCAAGATCGACGCCTGGCAACGCGCATGGGAGAAGTACAGAGAAGACTGGAGAACCGGAGGAGCGAACCTTGTGCGTTGTCAGGCTGTGGGTGAGTACTCCCTCACAATTGAAGGGGAGACGAGTGTGGCTGAGCCTGTCTTATTATGTCATAGTACAGAATATACATGATGTACCCACTCGTTGTGttgaggtacttgtacgttaatagtacaagtagaataAAGTGTCTAACCGGATATTTGGGGTAATTTCTTGTGGAACGCATCAATAGGTCTTGTGGAACGCATCAATAGGTGATGAGACGAGTGGTGGGTTCCTgacgtacttgtaacatGTTGACTGGGTCAGTTGTTATCGCTGGCAAAGGTTTGAAAGAACCAATCTCAACATTCATACCCGAAGTCCCATACACACTCAAATCAAGATCCATACTTGGGTCATCGCAAGAGCACAAAAAGTTGGCAAACTGGTGCTGAAAAGAAGAATGATGCCCAGAAACATTCCCGAATGCAGTACAATCACTTGTAATTGGCCCACAAATCTCAGGAAGCCTCGCTACAACGTCTTCTATCACGTTTTTGATTCTTAGCTAAAAAGCATGCGAACTGCATATCGAAATACCAGCGAAAAAAACTCTGATGTAAGCAGCCGTTCAAGCTGGTCGTGTCGTAGAGACCGTGCCTGACACCCGGGGTGGGACTCGAACCCACAATCTTTGGATTAGAAGTCCAACGCGTTAACCATTGCGCTACTCGGGCCGGTCGtgttctccagagctcACCATATCGTACTTGGATCTAAGTTAGCTTTTCTAATCATCCACGATTATAGTTAGGGTATCAACAACATTACTGAAGCTTGAGCTTAGTTTAACTGGGTAGGTTAAAACATCAACTGTACACCGGAGAAAATGTGTTTACACAGTATTAGCAGTTACACAATCAGAAACCACCCAGGTTTAAGCACAATATACTGCataaaacaaaacaactCTCAATTATCTTCAATACTTTCTCCTATACAAAATTTCGTCATCTTTGGttctctcctccagagtTTCGAACCAGCTCGTAGAAATAGGCAATGGTCTCGAGATGAGCCTGGTACTCAATATGTTCATCGACAGTGTGGATTCCAAAAGCGGCGGTCTCTCGCACAGGATTGAATCGGTAGATGGCGTCACATAGCTTCCAGTAGTGTCTAGTATCAGTGTTGGCAGTCATGATACCAGGAGCAGCAAAGACGTCCTTCGACTCGGGGAAGACTGCATCTCGGAAAACGTGCATAGCGGTTCCCATTACGAGATCCCAGGTGGGTCCAGAAGTAGGAGCTCGGGGCGCAACCTCCAGGGGAGCGCCAAAGAAGCCAACCTCAATGGAGCCCTTGGAGTCCTTGTCTTCGGGGATGATTTCCTTTCCAAAGGCAGTGACAGAAAAgccgttcttcttggcgatATTAATGGCGTTGCCggtggccttcttctggacgTCCTCGACCTTATGCTCAATGGCAATTCGGTGGTTGGTGACAAAAACGGTGGTCTCCGGAAGAGCGTTAGCCTTGACACCTCCAGTGACGAGATCAATGGCCTGGGTAGTTCGGATCAAGTCTCTGTACTTGGGATTCCCGTAGAGAATCTCGACGAGCTTTCTGTTTGCCCATCGGTCCTTTCCAGCCCGCTGGATCAAGGACTTCAGCTTTGGAGAGATGGACTTGTCATGGGTAGCCACACACTGCATGGTATAGAAGATTGGGTTCTCGGGGGTTAGTTCCGGTCGGTAGGGGgtgtcctccagctcgttgaTGATCTGGGCAGCAATACCAATTCCGGTATGAGGAGGGGGCATAGAGGAGTGTCCACCTGGAGCAGAGACAGAAATTTGAATGTCAGCATAGCCCTTCTCGCCAGTGGCAGCAATAAGCATGGCGTAGttgtcctcctcaaccaCTAGGCTGCCTTCATCTACAACTGAAAAGAAAGACTTCTCTCCATGCTTGTCAACCAGGAACTTGGCCATGTTCTTGGCTCCGTTGGGTCCGGAGATCTCCTCGTCAAAGCCATAGGAGAAAACATGGGTTCGCTTCGGCTTGAATCCCTGTTCCAGAAGCAACTCTGCCGCAGACAGAGAACCAATGAGCGAGTTTTTGGTATCGACAGAGCCTCGTCCCCAGACGTACTTGCCGTCAAAGTGACCTGAGTAAGGAGGGTGAGTCCACTGCTTAGCAgtctccttgttgacggGAACCACGTCCTGGTGAGCCATGATCAATTGAGGTCCGAGACTGGAGTCAGATCCTTCCCAGGTGAAAATCAAACCGTGGGTGTTaaccttctccacagtcATGTGCTTGTGGACCTGAGGGTAGGCAGTTTCGAGATAAGAAGAGAAGTTGTAGAAGATGTCCCATCGgtcgtcttctccaacagGACCTAGGTCATCGTATGACTGGGTCGGGACCTGGATGGCGCCCTGGAACCGTTTAAGCTCTCCCTTGGCAAAGTCGTCATCGTGAAGAATGAAGTCCAAGTTGGAGTAGCCCTGAGGAACGAGCTTGGGCTGAGAAGGACACTTGCCCTCGATGGGCTTGAATCCCAGAATGTCGGATCGGGAGCCATAATACTCTCGAGAAATATGCGACATCTTAAAGAGAGCCATACCAAAGACGGCAGCAACGAGTCCTCGCTTAATCCAGTTGGGCTCGGGAGCCTTGGGAATCTGGGCCTCGAAGTCTGGCATCTGATGAGCCCTGAGCTGCTGTTTTTCGGGATCCATGATGTAGAGTTGAAGGGTCTATGGACCACCCCGATGGGGATCAGCAGTATACTTATAGTTCCTTGCCCAAAAAACTATCTAAGACCAAAATCACCTTAAGTCGGACTTGCGCATATCGGCTGAAACCTTGGATGGCGGAGGCCAGTCAAAACTAACCTCAAATGTCGCTCTCTATGAAGATACCTTCGAGATCGGGCTGTATCTAAACGTACAAGCGGGTTATTCATCCACCTATTTCGCTATTATTTCCCATATGTAGCTCCTCCAAGATATACCAAGATACATCTGTTGAACAATCGACTTGGCGATGCCCCAGGATCATGCATTGATAGTCCGAGAATATTCCCCTCAATTCTAGTGAGATGGACGCCATTGAGCTTTTTGAGTCTGAGAGATGCTGCCTACAGCATCAATGGATCTACTCCAATAATCCACATACTTGTTGGTGTGTATACACTGGTAGCTCAATGTAACCATCCCTCGTGTCACTGAACATCTACgagagtacatacatacttgtTCGATGCCCACCCAGATAACAGGACATCCTGTCAACCAGCAGTGATACAGGGAAATACGAGCGTGTCACCTAGAGGTTATTCGGAATAGTATATTTTCCCGCTGGCCGCTCTCCATCCCATTACAGCAACCCGCTCCACACAGCTTTGCTGCCTGTCGGACTCCGCAAATATGATCCCCCGCATTTTGGCTTTCATCTCAGTCGATTTGGGCTCTAAGTGCCTATTTGGGAGAAGATCAAAGTTGCGCTTACAACTAACGCATGCAGCGTTGAAGCGCTCTGGTGGTGATAGCGGAGTTGCGAACTAGGAAAGTCCAACCAGGACAATAGCTATTAGTGGGCTGTAAAAAAAcgaaacaaaaacaaacgaTGCTATTAATATAAATCCTGTCatggtggcaaaaaaaaattcaatCAGCCTACGCTGCAAAAATTATGCCTCAGACTGGAATCGAACCAGTGACCTTTGCATTCCAATATTAGAATACAAGTGCAACGCTCTACCCCTAAGCTACAAAGGCGACCAGTTACGAACCTAATAATGTGGGATTGCAACAATGAACGTTTGGGGTTACCCGGCTgaaatgaatcattagaacATACATAAACAAGGCGGAAATGCATTCACCTAGAATAAAGAAAAGGCCTTTcttagaataaaaaaattctttagaataataataaaaaaagtAGGCTGGATTTTATGTCAAGATAGAGAGCACCTGAAGAGATATATCGATAGAACTAATGCTTTTGTAAGGCACTGAGGGAGGGTGATTGCAATTTCTCGATTGATTCTGCCAATGTCTCCATGTTAATCAGTTATGGAAATCAGATCTAACCGTAGCCTATATCACTATTTTAAATCCCAGAAGTGCTTCCAGGACGCTGGTAACACGAGGTCTTGTTGACAGCTGAATGACTTCAGTGAGATTCTTTCTGCCCAATGCTCCAATGTTTAACCAAAAGCGAGTTCAGTGCATGTGTACGCAGAACTGGCCTTGACGGGTGCATTAGACACTATCcctgctacaagtatgtactgtagttgttAATACCATTTCTAAACAATAGTACACACTCTGGATTCATTCAATGCAGCAAGCACTACAGTGTCAATCTGAATAAGAAGATTAAGGATTGTCACAgtctacgagtaccagtacattaCGTAGTGATGGTATACCATTTAACTAACTAGCTTATTGTAAACAATTCTTTCAATATAAATAGTGACGATAAGCGTCTTTTAGGGTGGATATTCTGCTAAATAACTTAGTAGAAAAAACCGAGGATCTTTCCAGCAACGTGTCGTCGTCGGGCCTCCTCGTGGTCCATGATTCCGGCAGAAGTGGTCAGGATGATGTAACCAAACTGTCGAGAAGGCAGCAGGTTCTGGACCCACTTCTCCATATCATCAATTTTGACGTTGAATCGGGGAGAAATGACACCACACTTGTTGAGTCGGCCGTTCAGCTCGACAACGATCTTGCCGGATCGGTGGTCATCAACGTAGGTGAACTCGTTGATGTAACCTGAAGTTAGTAAAAACATTCGTGGAAATGCTGGGGTGTATCTTATATCAAAAGAATGAAATAAGGAGGAATGTAACCGGCATATAAACACCGAACACCAGAGGGTTTCAGTGACAGCGTGTAAGTGCCTTTATTAATTTCCCGGACAATTAAAagacagagagagacagTGTTCAGACAATCCATCCAGTTATCAGCCCGGGTGCTCTTAGTAACAAGAGcaaagagaaaaaaacgaGTCAGACGACGCGTCGGCGTAAGGAGTACTTACCATGCTTCTGCATGACCTGCAGGAACTTGATGATGACCTTGGATGCGGGTCGAATCAGGACCTGTCGCTTACcagccttctcggcgttggtgatggacTTGAGGGCGTCAGCAAGAACAGAGGTTCGAGTCATTGTGAGATATGTGCTGAGTTAAGTGGGACCTGTTGTTAGTGGGTGAAAACCACAAGAGTATCCGGGGAGGGATTTCATGTGGCATGTCGCGAGTAGCAACGCCACACTAGAAGTGTCGCAGAGTGTGTTGAAGTGTCAATCAAAGAAAGCGGCATTACCACCGTCTTCCATAAACAGATTCAACACATAACCACGATTTTCTAGTGAGGTAAAACGAGGGCAGTGAAGTACATACGTTTGGTGATGTGTAATTAAGAGGAGAAAGGAGGGAAGTGACGTGGTGTTATAAGAGAGAATTTTTCAGACAGGGTAACTTGGGAGTTTGAGTTGCGTTAGGGTCTTTTGTTTGAATTTGGGTGGTGCGGTTAGGGTATGGTTTGGAGTATTGTGGTTTTGAGAATCAAAATATCAGATATGATAGCTATAATTACAAGTAAAATCTATTATATATGACGAGTGAATTAGATCCGAAGGAATTTGGGATCCTTGCATCTCGCGCCTTCGTGCTATGattaaatatataaattAAATGCTGTTGTTTCCTTCACCACCTCTCTAACGAACATAACGGTTCATGAACTTTCGATGGAAATCTGATCGAATGAGATCGTTGACATAGCTGTCTTCTTTCCGGGCCTGTTTGGTTTGGTTTCGGAACACCACATCCTCGTTCCACTTTCGCTTGATGGCTACGGGATTCATGAGAGGGTTTCCAAATGccacctgctcctcccGGGCCTTTGCTTCCTCCAAAGCTAGCCGTTCCTCTTCTCGAGCCTTCGCCTGTGCTCGTTCCTGCTTGATTCGCTCGAGTTCGATTCTAAGCAGctcgtcttcgtcatctgagtctgagtccGAGTCGTCTGAATCGGACTCCTCATCGTCAGACCCAGAGTCATCGTCATCTCGGTTCTCCTCAATGATCTTGGCCTTCACTTCATCGGAAAGTTCTTTCTCAGAGTCTTGAACCTGAGTTTCtgcctgctgctgctcagcaACTAGCTTCGTGGCGGCCTGCTTGAGTCCCCCCTCATTCTCCAACAGAGTCTTTCTCATGGCATCTGTGTTTGTACTAATCCGAGCATATCTGTACTTGAGCTTGGTGTGAGACGGGAGGGACCGGGTATGTGAGATGGACCCAGCGGCCTGGGTATTGGACTTGCCTCGTGCTGGGTCAAAAGTAGGTCGATGTGCTGTAGTCATTAGGTGATGCTGTAATTGGACAGAAAATGTATTGTCAACTGGATGTGATGAGTTTTTAAATCAGCTGCCTTGTATTGTTCAGCTGTCCCTAATGCTATGATCGATGCGGCTGGGGTTACACCGTCTGTTTGTGCTGTCGTGATGTGGAAGTGGTGATGATAAGGGATGGAGGTTGATGGTTCCTCATGCACCTCCCAAATCTTTTGCTCACGTTCTGCAGACCTTAACTACGCCACAAGTAGACTTtgatacgagtacttgtatgatGTTCAAACAGGCAAGAGAATTTCCACATTAGTTTGCTTGAGTTTGAAACTAATTTTGGTTACTGCAGCACAACTGTGaagagtatatatattgcCTACTCGTCCCATGGACTCATGTCACTATGTCTAATGCATTGGCCTCTGTTATTACACCAGATCACGTCATCACATCACTTCAAAACTCGGCGCAACCCTACGGAGTTGCTGCTCGCTGCACCCACTGCTGCTTGACATGTGGCGTTCCAAGGTTTTGCCGAACGGCGTGTTGAAGGCTGGCTTGCTCAGCTGAACCTCATGTGTAACACAGCTGATATTTTGCCGTGGAAAAATGCGTTTGGAACGTTGAGCAGCGACATGGCTATCCCCCAGAGAGGACCTTGGCAAGTGCGTCTTTTGCCACTCCTTCTTTGTTTCTCTCATTAACCCCGCCAAATTTTAGTATTATTGGCAGTCACATTAGATTAACCGCTTTTGCTGAGGCAAGAGAAGCAGTGCTACGCACTACTTTGGTGTTGGAACATGCAATAATTACTTCTAAATATAGCCTGTATCTGAAACCGAGTGGAACTCGCCACATATAGAGGATTCACCGTTACTTTGTATATTCACGCACGCTGCCAGCGAGAGTTGAACCCACGATCCCCACGGCCCACCCTGCTCCAGAGCTCCAAACCTGACATTACCTTACATGGCATATTGTGTTAGCCCAAAGAAACACTGAGCCAGAAACACTCGTGTTAAGTGACAACCGGCGACTCTGACCGAAAACAGCACACTCCACACACAGCACAGGTGCTATAACAACCACAGCAAGAACACGGACAAAGTCGCGACAATCGCCGTCAGCACTCCACGAACACGCCAGACAAGAAATATTGGCCAGCCACTTTCAGCTGCACACAGCATTACAGAGACATTCTGGTTTTGCAGCTTCTCCTACCACACGACCAACCAAGCGCTTGCACGAAAAATAAAGAGCCGCCACAACTACCCCACAACCAGCAACTCGACGCTCCGCGGAACGCACTAGACGAATCCACACGAATTTCTTTACCCATGGCAGAAAACACAAGCCAGGAGGTACTTGCACCGGCACAGGATGTACACCCTGTCCACAGTGTGACACAGGACCTGGCCTCCGTGTCATTGGACAACAAAGATACCACAGAGCCAATAGCACACAAACTGCGCATATCTACACAGCGACTGTCGACCCTTTCGGATCTGGGCGAGTCGCGCGACTCCCCCTCCAAGCCATATCCGGCCGAGCAGTCTCCTTATTATCGTCGGTCTCGGCCTGACCTCAGTGAGTCGTCACGACGGGGCTCTCGCATCTCGCAAAGCAGCAGCGATCCTCTCAAGCTGGAACTAGCGGCGCTGCAGTTCCATTCGTCACTGGACTATGCCATTGTCCGGGACTTTGGCTACCCTCCCCAACACCCCCTCTTTTTCGGCGCCCGTCAAAGCATGTCTGTGGTGTCCAGCTCTCttgacgaggacgacgatCTGGCATACCCACCAGGAATCGGCGAGGGTCCACCTTACTACGAGGACTCAGACGTGGACGCAGAGCTGGACAGCGAGCTCAACGGCCGGGCAGTTGCGCTTTTCGATTTCGAGCCGGAAAACGACAACGAAATCGGCCTGTTCCAGGGCCAGATTGTGTGGGTGCACTACCGGCACGGCCAGGGCTGGCTAGTGGCCATGAACTTAGACACAGAGGAAACAGGATTGATTCCCGAGGAATACGTGCAGATTCTGGGGGAAGACGAGGTGGTATCGCATGGTTtggatggagaggaggatgaggaagaggccTCAGCTGCAGCTGCAGTGTCATCAGCCGCGGCCGCTctcatggccaaggaggatcAGAATCATGAAGAAgttggagagatggagctCGAAACCGACGCGGGTTCCGTTGTTAGTGAGGACCAAACCGTCACCGGAGAGGACGACAAACCTGAATTGAGCTAGCAGGCACCCACGTGAGGCACCCTGAGGCATCTCATTGCGTCAGTCACGGACTTTGTGATACGCTACATATACGCTCCAGTCATGCCCTGGACCATGCTGGTATTATTGGTAGACACCAAACAGTACATCCAGCATCTTGCCTCAAATGCCTCCAGTAACACCGTCCTCACAGCCGTTCGCACACAATCTTAGCAAAATCTTTTAGCATGACTATTGTGGTCTTATGTATAATAATAAATCAATGGTATATTTTTACGCTTGGTCAGTAAGCAATGAGACACAGCTATGCAAGCCGCGTTATCCAGCGTGTTATTGGACGGTTATCTCGTATACCCACAGCAGCTAATACGAGGGGTGAGCATTTCTATACATTTAACGCCTCTTGTTTGTTATGCTCCTTAGTTATAACCCCCCTTCCTGGATTATGGTGCAGCTTTATCGGACCACCTTGTTCGTCTGATAGCGTGATTATAGTAGCGAGTCTCCCTTGTCTGACTGTTATTTGTTTATACCACTGGCGTTTATATACTACTATGAGAACATTACGAGTGCCTGGTATAGGCTGGGTGATGGTTTAACAGGACTACACATTCTGGTCAACTGCTTCTGAGTCTGAATCTGAGTCTCACTGCGTACTGTAATGTGAAACAGAAGATATGGTAAGAGAAGGTGTTCAAGACGACCTGAGGAGTAACTTCCGAACTGTGAACGTAGGGCCTCTGGGTGGGAACCTGTATATTCCCACGTGGTTCTCCTTTATCAGGCGTTTAAGGGACTTATGAGGGCTTGGTCTACGGACACCAAGACCGCTAAGGGCTACTTGAAGTGACTAAGGTATgctctgcttctgctgcacACTTGTGTGCCGAACTGggacaacaacaagagAGAAACAAAGGTGTAAATATCCATTTGAAACCGGGGTAAATGGGTGAAACAGACTTGAGCGGCGCTTGCATCTTTCAGTAATTATTATAGCAGCCATATTTGCCACACCTACTCGTTATGGTATGTTGAATACATGACCCGTCTGTTCAGGGACTGTGTGTGCGGTGTAGTCTGTAAATACCCATTTCTGAATGCACTACCTCCAAACAGATCAAGGTTGCACCGAGACAAACTCTGTCGGCATGTGACTTTTTCAGCCATTACTGCCATGGCGTATAGTTAGGTTCAGCTTCACATTCCGGAGTGGGTGTTGACAATAGAATGTAGCTGATTGACCTGCTGGCCATCCAATAGGTGGCAGTTCTTCGCAGCCAATCACTCGATACAATTGGCAAACCAAAAAAGGTCTCCACATTTTCGTCGTATCGACTGCCTTACATCTGTCTCAAAACCAGCCCCGCCCACATTCCCATTCTTCGCGTCATGCAGGAGTCTGTCATGGGTCCACATGCACACAATAGACGTAGAAGAGCTTGTTGCAGAAAGGGTGTCATAATACCGGCACACCTCTGGGGCCTAATGCGCATTACCTTTACCCACCTATTATctcttttcttctcctccctcaCTCGCGATACTACCTAGGAGTCCTCTTACCCACACTCGTTTGAACACCCTCACCTCTCTGCCCAAATCGGCACTCTCAACTGCACCTTAATCTTATCCGCGAACCACACAGGTCATCGCGACAGGGGCAACAAGGACAGCACTGTAACACTGTACAGAAGATATCGACGCGTCCAACTGGTGCTTCTGACTGGTTTACTCGACAGGCCAATTCCTAGACACAACCGAGGTCCTCGATATCCACCACATCACTCCACCCCATAGCATTCAACCACTCACACTACACACATCACTTGCATCATGAACAGAGACGAGGCCATACAGGCCACACTAGACGCTCTGAACCAACCCATGGTCCGGGGCGATTCGTCCGACTACCTCAACAGCAGACCCAGCTTCCACTCCAGACGATCCTCTATCATGGCCCAACTGTCCACACCCAACCACCACGCCAGAACTCCCTCCGTGTCTATGTCCGACTCGGATCTCAGCTGTATGGACGAGAACAAGCGCCGGAGCCGCATATCCATTGATTTTTCGGGTCTGTACTCGCCAGCTTCATCGACTGGGGACTGGTGTGAGAAGGAACTGCTTAGTCCTGATCCCGAAATCGAGTCCCTCGACAAGAAACGGTCCTCCAAGGGCTCCGAGTTCTTCAAACGATGGTCGCTGGGACCTGCCACAAGCGTCACCCAAGTGTCACGACAAACCCAGGCACTTTTATCGCCCCAGGAGTTCCACACGGCCGAGTTTGAACCTCAATCATGCATGTGGCAACGAACACTCCAGGAGATGGCCCGAACAGATAACACCCGTCTGGCACTGTTGGCTCGAAACTCGAACGCAAACTCGTACCCACTGCAGTCTATGCACAACAGGAAACGCCACTCTTGCGACTTTACCAGCTCAACTACAGCTTCCAATGGTCTGGGTCTCGGCCTGGGCCCTCTCCGAGCTAGCACTCCTGTAAAGGGCCCTAACAACCCATTTGTGCCTTTTTCCTTCGAGACGGGTAGTGAAGAGTCCACAGAGTCGCCCGTCCACACAAAGCTCAA from Yarrowia lipolytica chromosome 1F, complete sequence carries:
- a CDS encoding 40S ribosomal protein uS8 (Compare to YALI0F25399g, highly similar to uniprot|Q3E7Y3 Saccharomyces cerevisiae YLR367w RPS22B and highly similar to uniprot|P0C0W1 Saccharomyces cerevisiae YJL190c RPS22A Ribosomal Protein of the Small subunit) — translated: MTRTSVLADALKSITNAEKAGKRQVLIRPASKVIIKFLQVMQKHGYINEFTYVDDHRSGKIVVELNGRLNKCGVISPRFNVKIDDMEKWVQNLLPSRQFGYIILTTSAGIMDHEEARRRHVAGKILGFFY
- a CDS encoding uncharacterized protein (Compare to YALI0F25443g, similar to Saccharomyces cerevisiae NBP2 (YDR162C); ancestral locus Anc_8.344, weakly similar to uniprot|Q12163 Saccharomyces cerevisiae YDR162c NBP2 NAP1P-binding protein), whose product is MAENTSQEVLAPAQDVHPVHSVTQDLASVSLDNKDTTEPIAHKLRISTQRLSTLSDLGESRDSPSKPYPAEQSPYYRRSRPDLSESSRRGSRISQSSSDPLKLELAALQFHSSLDYAIVRDFGYPPQHPLFFGARQSMSVVSSSLDEDDDLAYPPGIGEGPPYYEDSDVDAELDSELNGRAVALFDFEPENDNEIGLFQGQIVWVHYRHGQGWLVAMNLDTEETGLIPEEYVQILGEDEVVSHGLDGEEDEEEASAAAAVSSAAAALMAKEDQNHEEVGEMELETDAGSVVSEDQTVTGEDDKPELS
- a CDS encoding uncharacterized protein (Compare to YALI0F25421g, similar to Saccharomyces cerevisiae CWC15 (YDR163W); ancestral locus Anc_8.345, similar to DEHA0E17259g Debaryomyces hansenii) produces the protein MTTAHRPTFDPARGKSNTQAAGSISHTRSLPSHTKLKYRYARISTNTDAMRKTLLENEGGLKQAATKLVAEQQQAETQVQDSEKELSDEVKAKIIEENRDDDDSGSDDEESDSDDSDSDSDDEDELLRIELERIKQERAQAKAREEERLALEEAKAREEQVAFGNPLMNPVAIKRKWNEDVVFRNQTKQARKEDSYVNDLIRSDFHRKFMNRYVR
- a CDS encoding uncharacterized protein (Compare to YALI0F25333g, similar to uniprot|P27614 Saccharomyces cerevisiae YJL172w CPS1 Gly-X carboxypeptidase YSCS precursor) — its product is MDPEKQQLRAHQMPDFEAQIPKAPEPNWIKRGLVAAVFGMALFKMSHISREYYGSRSDILGFKPIEGKCPSQPKLVPQGYSNLDFILHDDDFAKGELKRFQGAIQVPTQSYDDLGPVGEDDRWDIFYNFSSYLETAYPQVHKHMTVEKVNTHGLIFTWEGSDSSLGPQLIMAHQDVVPVNKETAKQWTHPPYSGHFDGKYVWGRGSVDTKNSLIGSLSAAELLLEQGFKPKRTHVFSYGFDEEISGPNGAKNMAKFLVDKHGEKSFFSVVDEGSLVVEEDNYAMLIAATGEKGYADIQISVSAPGGHSSMPPPHTGIGIAAQIINELEDTPYRPELTPENPIFYTMQCVATHDKSISPKLKSLIQRAGKDRWANRKLVEILYGNPKYRDLIRTTQAIDLVTGGVKANALPETTVFVTNHRIAIEHKVEDVQKKATGNAINIAKKNGFSVTAFGKEIIPEDKDSKGSIEVGFFGAPLEVAPRAPTSGPTWDLVMGTAMHVFRDAVFPESKDVFAAPGIMTANTDTRHYWKLCDAIYRFNPVRETAAFGIHTVDEHIEYQAHLETIAYFYELVRNSGGENQR
- a CDS encoding uncharacterized protein (Compare to YALI0F25465g, no similarity), yielding MNRDEAIQATLDALNQPMVRGDSSDYLNSRPSFHSRRSSIMAQLSTPNHHARTPSVSMSDSDLSCMDENKRRSRISIDFSGLYSPASSTGDWCEKELLSPDPEIESLDKKRSSKGSEFFKRWSLGPATSVTQVSRQTQALLSPQEFHTAEFEPQSCMWQRTLQEMARTDNTRLALLARNSNANSYPLQSMHNRKRHSCDFTSSTTASNGLGLGLGPLRASTPVKGPNNPFVPFSFETGSEESTESPVHTKLKHRTSMSRTRPLSMTRSTSQKFNSGNFSLRQRAGTPTPTRDGDSTQVDSFVFGAGDMSSDSNSTAVDPLDTQHTQEVLSKPPLDPTIPITDWSQKAQLVKLICASIQDAPTMMAYINLLWTALSNPENLNLNKIDIVPSSLEDVAALQDNLVLFVSEIDVKAMVSAGWIRFYKVMYASAVVSATIGLLAFQTLLLLLYLCVASVIILGSNILHKFEKKTQPQEAAKVLAKECKEE